The Candidatus Marsarchaeota archaeon DNA segment TCATATAGCCTTTGCGCCGCAGTTTCAGGCACCCATTTTATGTCGTGCGCTATCTCCTTTATCTTTTCTGCATTCTCCTTGGTCTTGAGGAACCATTCCATGTCTGAAATCAGTTCTATTGGGGTATTGCATCTGTCGTGTATCTTTACGATCTGCTTGATTTTGTCCACATGGTCAAGTGCGTTGAGCGCGCGCAGTTCTTCTAAGATTGCTTGCCTGGCTTCTGCGCCCTTTAGCCCTGTGAATTTTCCCGCATTAAGGAGCCTTCCGTATTTGTCCTCCGCAGCGATGAGCTCCAGCCCGTGCTTATAAAACATTGAAATGTCCTGCTTGTCGCCGAACGTGCATACCATCTCAGCTCCGGTCCCAAACTCCTTCTCAACGCTTTCATCCGCTATGATGTTTACGGTTTTGCCAAATAAGGGAGTTATTGCCTTCTTGCCGACAAGCTTGTTGTACCTTTCGTCGCTTGGGTTTACTGCCACAGCTACGCATGCGTGAAGGAGTTCAGGCCTGGTAGTTGCTATAAGCAGTTCCTCAGCATCCTTCCCTGCTACCTTGAATTTTATGTAATTAAGTTCCGATTCGCGCTCCTGCTCGTTTGTCTCTTCCCTTGATATTGATGTAGCGCAATGCGGGCACCACTCCACCGGATGCTCTGCCCTGTACAGCAGGCCTTTTTTATGCGAAATCAGAAGCGACAGCTGCACCTTGCGCCTGTAGTCCTCGGACATCGTCACATATTCGTATCTTTCATCGAACGATGCCCCCATGAGCCTCATTCCTTCTTTTAGCACCTTTATGTTTGCGTTTGCGACCTCCACGCATTTATTGTAGAATTCCTCCTCGCTCATATTCCTTCCGTACTTCTTTTCCGTTTCGAGCTCTGTAGGAAATCCCTGCGTGTCCCAGCCCTGTGCATATAGCACGTTATGGCCTTTCATGCGCTTGTACCTTGCTATGGCGTCTATATAAGAAACCCAAAAGGCCTGCCCCATGTGCAATGACCCTGTGGTGTTTGGCGGCGGCGCATCTATCACGAATAATGGTTTTTTCGAATCGTCCTTGTTGAAATTGAAAAGTTCAGCCATTTTCCACCGGTCGTTCCACTTCTCTTCATCTTTTGAATTATAAGGCAAAGTATCACCTATTACAAAGCATAGAGTTATTTCCAGAAAGCATATTTAACCTTTACTGGAATCAAAACAATAAAACAGGATTAGAAAATATGAACTTAAAATACAAAATCAAAAAGTAAAATAAAAAATTAAAAAAAGCAGCTACTAATAAGCGTTCAAGCTATTATACCCTTTCGCCTATTGCGAACCTTGCTTTCACGTCTGTTATTTTCACCTTCATGCTTTCTCCTTGCTTTGCACCCTTTACAAAGACAACAAAGCCGTTGACTTTAGCAATGCCGTCACCTTTTGACGCGACTGCCTCTATCGTTACATCGACTTCGTCTCCTGCCTTTACTGGCTTCTGCAAAAAGTAAGAGGGCTTTATAGAAACTCCTCTCCTTTCTCTGTTTCCTCGTCTTTCTTCACGTTCGTTTGCGTTCATTTCCTGTCCGTAACCTTCGTTTTCTTCCATCTGTATCTTTGCTCATACGTAGAATCAGCGTTTTGCGCATTACTACATATATTTAACATTGCGCTATCACTTATATATAAACCTTTCCTTTTGCCATTACGCCAGCAGAAGCCCGTGCTATTTGCCAAATTCAGGGCATGCTCCCTGCTGCGCCCTTTGAAAAATGTCATGCACAAGCTATTTATTCTTGCGTTATGAAAGTAAATGCGTAATGCACCTGCTTAAGGCTTTTATACTGCTGATGTCGCTTGCTGTGTTAGCCATGCCTATAATGGCAAATGCCTCATACACCGTCACCAACCTCAATACCACAGTAGTGCTCAATCAAAATACAAGCGCACAGGTAACTGAGGTGTTGACGCTGAAAGTAAGCAACAGCTCTGTGAAGCAATACGATACCAACAGGATAGCATTAAACCTTACGCTTAGCACATGGCAGTCGCTTATAGGCCCGCTGCTTGTGCAGCACATAATAAACCCGCATTCCGGCATATATAACTTCAAGTTTCTTCCAGGCCCGCTAGTGCCAACCTATTACGGGGGAGAAGCCAAGCTGCTAATGACGTACAGCGTTGAGAATGTCACGTCAGTTGTAGAGCCAGCCCCAAGGGAATTTGTATACACTTTTAATGACAATGTATTCAATTTCGAGCATGCAGCAAGTGGCGAGGTGCTGCCTAGCAATACAACTTTAAGCATCATAATACCTAATGGGGCGCAGCTGACTTCCGTTTACCCAGTTCCTGACGCTCCGGTGGGCAATTTCACGTCAGGGTATGCAAACATAACAAGGTTTTCATGGTTCGATGGGGAGCCGCTATCGAAATTCACATTCGTCTTTGTCACGCATGAGAGCCTTGGAGCAGAAGTTGAGGGATTTTTCTCAAAGGTGTACAGCTACCTCGGGGTATTCACATACATAATAACTGCCTTGGTAGTAATAGGGTTGATCCTGTACGCATACATCAGGGCCAGGAAATGATTTAAGGTCGATGCATTTGCACGATTATGAATTAAAAGTGCTATATTCATTAAAAGAAGGTCCGGCCACTCCGGAAGCGATACTAAAGTCGACAGGCATGAGTGAAGACTCTTTCAAGTGGGCTGTAGAGAACCTTTCGGAAAAGGGCGCCATAGCAGCAAAGTATGAATTAAGCCTGGAAGTAGAGGTGTCAGAAGAGGGGCTTAGGTACATCAGCTCTGGATTCCCTGAAGAAGCCCTGCTTAAAAGGCTGTCGAGCTCCCAGACCAGAGTGTCTGACATAGGCAGCAATATCGCATTGCTCTGGGCCAAGCGGAACGGATGGGCCAGCATATCAGAAGGCGAAGTCTCAATAACTGCAAAAGGGCTTCAGCAGCTGAAAAAGCCATATGGCCAAAGAGAGCTGCTTGAGGAGATATCCGAAATACTTAAGGATGCGGATTCTCTTAAAAAATCTGCAAGGCTTAAAGCGCTATACGATTCAAAAAGACTTTTATTCGAGGAGCTTTCAAAGCGCAAGCTCATAAAGCTAAAGGAAAAAAGGAGCCTCTCCTCGGTTTCTATATCAGATGTGGGCCTCGCGTTGCTGGAATCGGAAGTTGAACAATCATCGGGGTCCATTGGCCAGCTTACAAGGGAGCTTATGAAGAGCGGAGAATGGAAAAACAGGCAGTTCAAACCCTATAACGTAAACGCCGAGCCAGAGGCGGTATATCCTGCAAGGATGCATCCAGTCCATGAATTCATAGACGTCATAAGGAATGTATGGATAAGCATGGGCTTTGTAGAGACAAGCGGCCCGATAATAGAATCATCATTCTGGAATTTCGATGTGCTGTTTTCTCCGCAGGATCATCCCACACGGGAGATGCAGGACACATTCTTCCTGTCCAATCCTGAAACATCAAGGCAGGACGACAAAGGGCTGCTGCGCAAAGTAATGCTTATGCACAAGAGGGCATGGAGCAAGAATTGGAGCGAATCGCTAGCTTCTCAGGCGCTTCTAAGGACCCATACTACAAGCGTATCGGCGCATAACATATACAAATACGGGAACCTTGATGCAGGCGCATATCCGCTAAAGCTTTTTTCGATAGGCAAGGTATTCAGAAACGAGAGCATAGACTATAAGCACCTTGCAGAGTTGCACCAATACGACGGCATAATAATAGACAAAGACCTTGGCGTATCGCAACTGAAGCACACCCTTACCGATTTTTACAACGCGCTGGGGTTTAAAGTAAGGTTCAAGCCATCATACTTCCCTTTCGTAGAGCCGGGTCTTGAAGTGAATTACTACGACGAGGGGCATGAAGACTGGATAGAGCTTTGCGGCGGCGGAATAATCCGCAAAGAAATAACGCAAGCCCTGGGCTCAAAAATGAGGGTTCTGGCATGGGGCGGAGGCCTTGAAAGGCTGATGTTCAAATTCCTAAGCATTAGCTCGCTGACGGAGCTCTATAAAAATAACATAGGCTGGCTCAGGTCAAGGAAAAACATTATGCTGTAGGTGCTTAAGTGGCTATCGTAACGTTTGATTTGAGGGATTTGGAGGCTGCCTCCGGAAAGCTGGATTTAAAAGAAGCCATTGGCGCCATAGGCATGGAAGTCGAAGCCGTTGAAAACGGCCAAATATCCTTGGACGTCACGCCAAATAGGCCCGACCTTCTCGACATTACCGGGTTGTCACGGCAGCTCGGCTTCTATTCGGGGAATCTTAAGCAATCCGAATACAGGATAAACGGGCCGAGCGGCATTTCTATAAAAGTCGACGGCAGCGTAAAAGCAGTCAGGCCATACATAGCAGGGATAGTTGCAAAGGGCCTAAACCTTGAGGCGCAACGGCTGCGTTACCTGATAAACTTTTCTGAGAAGCTTGGAGAAACGTATGGCAGAAGGCGCAAAAAGCTTGCCCTTGGCCTTCATGATCTTGACAGGATTGCCGGGCAGCTATCCTATGCAGCAAGCGAAGATGGAAGCATAAGGCCCCTGAACGGCAGCAAAGAAATGTCATTTTCGGAAGTGCTCTCCAGCCACGAAAAGGGCATTGCATATTCAGATACGATAAAGGTCCATGGCAAAGGCACCATGTTCCCGTTCCTTAAGGACTCGCGCAATACAATATCGCTCATACCGATAACCAATTCAGAGCATACGAAAGTGACTACACATACGAATAACCTGTTCGTTGACATAACAGGCACAGACGAGGCTATAATATCAAAAGTTGCAGACATACTGGCATGCAAATTCATAGACATGGGCGCCGCTGTGCAGAGCGTAAAAATAATATATGGCAACAAGGAAATTGTATACCCGGGGCTTTACACTAAGGACATACACATAACAAAATCCGGTTTTGAGTCCGTGCTTGGCATGCGCAAACAGCCCATAGACATGCAAAAGCTGTGCGATCTGGCAGGCTACATGTACAAAGGCCATAATAAAAATAGCCTTTCCGTTACAGTGCCGCCGTACCGTGCAGACGTGATAAATGCCCAGGACGTTTATGAAGACCTGCTATTTGCCTTCGGCTATGACAACGTTTTGCCTTTGCCTGTGCTGGATTACCACATGGGCAAGCAGGATAAAAGCGCGGAATTTGTAAACAGGCTATGCGCATTAATGATTGGCTTAGGGTATACGGAAGCATATAATAATTACTTGACAAACGAACAGCAGCAATTTGGCATGCTGGAATGGCCTTTCGAGCCCAAAAGCCTTGTAAAAATAAAATACTCCAAGACAGAAAACATAAGCATAATGAGGCAGTCCCTGCTTCCGATGCTGATGCAGAACCTTCTGGACTCTTCTGCAAATCCAATGCCATACAGGCTGTTCGAGATAGGCAAGGTGTTCAGGTTTAGAGAAGGTGCAATTCAAGAGGAAACCCACATTGCCTTTGTTTCCGAGCACTCAAAAGCGAATTTTTCGGAGGCAAAAACTATTTCTGCGCGCATTCTTGAATTTTTGGGAATCGAATGCACGATCGTAGAGTACAAAGACCCTGCATTCATAGATGGCAGATGCGCAAGGATAATAACAAATGACGGCAATAAGGCCATAGGAATAATTGGCGAAATACATCCAAGGATACTGCTTAACTTCAGGCTTGACGAACCTGTTGACGCTTGCGAAATATCGTTGAATATGCAAATCAAGTAAATGTTTAAAAGCTTTGGAACCGTTGATTAATTATGCCTGGGAAAAAACAAAATGCGCAAGCTGCAATAGAGTACCTGACTACATACGGCTGGGCCATAATAATCATTTCAGTGTCGCTGGCAGCCCTCTACTACCTTGGCGTATTCAACCCTGCAACATACGTCAGCACAAGCTGCCTATTCCCTGCTGACTTCAACTGCATATCAAGCGTTTTGTACCCTAATGGCACCCTTGTCATAAACCTTGAGCAGTCAACCACGTCTCCAATAAACATAACTGCGATAGGCTGCAATTCAAATGAGACGCTGACGCATATGGTGTCTTTCGCATCTGCACCGATACCATTGCTTATAGGCTCGAACATCACGATATCAGGCAATTCGACAGTGCCGCTGCAGTGCTGGGAAAACGACACAGTGTTTACTGGAAAGCCAGGGGGCATATTCCACGGCTATATACTGCTAAATTACACTGATGTGGACACCGGTTATGGGCATACCATTCCAGCAACGGTTCTTGAAAAGGTAGTATAAGGGCCGTGCACTCATTGCTGTAAAGACATTCTTATAATTCTATCCCGCTTTTTGTGTGCCTCCTCCTGCTGGTAAACGGCCTGAATTCGTTTCCATTGCCCGAGAAGAATTTTGAAAAGAACTCCACGTATATAAGCCTGGCGCCTTGTATGCCTGGTTCGAAAAGCGCTATTGCTATGTTAAAGAGCTGCCCCAGCAGCAGTATTACAATACCGACTATGGCCAAAACTATTGAATGCTTTATTGCATGAAGGAATATGAAGTCTATGACCTGCGCCAGGATTACAGAAGCCAGCAATATGCCTATGAGCCTGGTGTATGAGAGTATGTGGCTTATGAGCGATGGCAGCTCCATAAGGGATTCGAAGCCTTCTGCAACCAGGAACACTGCAACCCCGCCTATAAGCAGGAAATACGACAGCACTGCATAGGCGTTTGAAAGGCCGAGCGGCTCCCTGTGCAGCACCGCCAGGCCGAATATGACTATGCCCCACGCGGCCATAAGCCAACCTATTCTTCCTGCAGCAAGCTTTTTGTTCCCTATTGCAAGCTTATTTAGGAAGCCAAGCACAAACCCGAACGAGACCATGAATACGCCTATCCAGCCGGATAGCACAAGAAGCGTCGGAAGCCCTGTTTCTACATTGAACAGTGCAGTGTAAGGCAGCTGGAAACCAAAGTACTCGTTAAATACGACGCCAAGCGCAATCGCTATTATTGAACCTGGAATTATTGATTTTGCAAGTATCTTCAGGCCATTATCGCTTACGATGGTATGCACAAAATTGCTTATTGCCTTCGGGAAGTGGCTTTTTGCATTCTTCTTTTTCTGCCCAAGCCTTCTCAAAAGCCAGAACGCACCCAGGAGCATAACTGCGCCATAGCCTGCGTCGCCGATCATAAAGCCAAAGAATATGGGGAACACGACTGCAAATATCAGCGTCGGGTCTATTTCATTGCTTTTTGGCAGGGAATAAAATTTTATGAAGAACTCAAAAAGTTTTGTTGTCACTGGGTTTTCCATCTTTGTCGGTGGCAGCTCCTTTGTGCTTATCTTCTCCATCAGGAATTTGCCGCCGGTGACTGTCTTGATTGCTTTATGCAATCTGTCCACGTCCTCTTCAGGAATCCATCCTTCTATAGCTATTACGGACTTGCTCACGCCAAATTTTGCTGCGGCTTCGGCCCTTTCTACCTCTATGTCCAGCTGTTCCCTTATAGCGCTTACTATCGGATAATAAACCTCGGAAATATTGCGCATATCGGCTTCAAGCAGCTCTATCCTGCCCTTCAATTCGCCTATCTTCTTTTCTTCGTCAGCCTCGTTTGCTGCAAGCGTGCCTTCAAGCTTCGGTATGAGCTCAACTGTCAGCTTCAGGCCTTTGGCATACGTGCCGAAGCTCTGCTCAAAGTCCTTCTTCATGCTTATTATAGTTGAGTACTCTCCTTTGATCACTACGCAGTCCTCCACCTTTGAATGCACTTCAGCGTTGAATTTTTCCAGCTCCCTCCCGAAAACAAGGAACGATACAATGCGCTCCGAAGAGAATATGCGAAGGTCATGCTTTATCCTGGGCATTTTCTTAAGCATCGAAAGCATGCTTTCGTGCTCTTTCATTTCGTCGGAAAGCTTGCCCAGTTCGCTCTTTATGCCTACCACCTTCTCGTCAATGTCTATTTGATTGGCCTTAGCCATCAAATCCTCAAGCGTGGCAAACGTAAAAGTGGCTTCGGTCTCGTATGCATCAAGCATCCCCTCAAGGCTCCTGAACCTTTGGGCGTAATCGCTTATCTCTTTGTAGTCTTCCAGGCTTCCGCCGGCAAGCAGCTGCAGCGCCCTTTCAGGCAGGTACTCTATCTGCATCACTCCAGTATCATGAAGCGCCCCGACTACCTCATGCTGCAGGTCTTTCGGGAATATTATGCGTTCCCTTTCCATCTTGGCCGGCTTCAAAAGCATTTATACACCAAAGTGCTCCTTGATCGCTTGCTGCATTGCAGCAAGAATGCTGTCCTTACCCGGAACTGAAAAGCCAGCTATGCTGGTTTTATACTTTTCTATTATGGATTTGCTTTCTATGTCTGCTTCTTTTATGGCATTTGCCCTTATGCTGTCAGCGTTGCTTTTCGCCGACTCTACGGCATCATGCATTATTATCTCCGCCTGCATCCTTGCAGCCTTTATTATGTTCTCCGAATCCTTTTTCGCCAGTTCGACAGCCTTTGAATATGAATCTTCGCTATCCTTTATTTTTTCCAAAACTCCGTATTCGCTCATCATAAAACACCCGCAATTATAAGCACGAATATGATTATCGCTAACGCAGCCGCTATGTTGAAATAAAATATGAAATAATAGATCTTCAGGAACCTGGATACCGCTGCGCTGTCATAACTCACTGAAATGCCGTTCCTGTGCAGTATCTTGTCAAGCGCGTAGTTACTTCTCTCCTTGTGCATTTATCTTACCCTTTATGAATTTGATCGAGACTATTTGGTCGCGTTCCATGTCATCAAGCCTCTGCTTTATATAGTCCGCCTTTTCCATGAGCCTTGGTATTGCAACATTTTCTATCGCATTGCTTCGCCTGTTAAGCTTCTCGATCTCATGGAGCAGCCTCCTCAGCGAATTTTCCTTTTCGGCAACTTCTATGAGCATCTTGAAAAGTTCGTCGTAACGCATCCTTGCGTCATCTATAGAAGCTGACGTGGAAACCAGCTCGTATTCTATGTTTGCGGCATACTGCTTGTTTATCTCGAGGCTCGGTATCTTTACTCCCATTATGTTCTTTGATGAAGCCTTGGCACCTGTTTCTGATATTTCCGCGGCAACGCGTTCCAGCGTCATTCTGCCGGACATTATCTCAGCAAGCCTTATGCTGTCCTTTGCGGACCGTATGCTTTCAAGCATGTTGCCCCTCATCTCCCTTATCTGCTTAACCAAATCGAAGAATGCAAGCACCAAGCTTGATCTTTTCATCTTGAGCAGGTTAAGCCCTTTTGCCGCTATCTTTATGCGGTTTCGTGTCTTTATGAGCTCCAAACGCGTAGTCTTAATGTTTGTCTGTGCCAACTTGCTCCTCCCACTTGCCAAATTTTTTTATGAATTCCTCCTTTATCCTCTTTATCTCGGTCTTTTCTATTCCGGCCATCAGCTCCCATCCAAGGTCAAGGGTGCGCTCAATGCTCCTGTCCTCATAATAACCCTGGTTCACAAACTTGTCCTCAAAGCTGTCGGCAAATTTCAGGTACGCCTTGTCGCCTTTGCTTAGCGCCTCCTCTCCAACTATCTCTGTAAGGTTCCTAAGGTCCTTCCCTTTAGCGTATGCGGCATATAGCTGGTCTGCTACGCCCCTATGGTCCTCCCTCGTGCTGCTTTTGCCTATTCCTTGATTCATAAGCCTTGAAAGCGATAGCAGCACATCGACATTTGGGTATATGCCCTTTCTGTACAGGTCCCTGCTCAGCACAATCTGGCCTTCAGTTATGTATCCTGTGAGGTCTGGTATCGGGTGTGTGATGTCGTCGCCAGGCATTGTAAGTATTGGCACCTGCGTTATTGAGCCTTTCCTGTTCTTTATCTTTCCTGCACGCTCGTATATTGTAGATAAATCAGTATACATGTAGCCAGGGAAGCCTCTCCTGCCAGGAACCTCCTGCCTCGCGGCCGAAATCTCCCTGAGGGCCTCGCAGTAGTTTGTCATGTCGCTCAGTATAACCAGCACATGCATTCCCTCTTCGTATGCGAGGTACTCTGCGGTTGTCAAAGCAAGCCTTGGGAGTATTATCCTTTCCATCGAAGGATCCGATGACAGGTTCAGGAACATTACGGTCCTGTCTATCGCGCCTGTTTCCTCGAATTCCTTTTTGAAGAAGTTTGCCTCCTCGCTGTTTATCCCTATTCCGCCGAAAACTACGCTGAAGTTCTCATTTTTATTTAGCAGTTTCGCCTGCCTGGCGATCTGCGCGGCAAGCCTATTGTGGGGCAGGCCTGAAGCCGAGAATATAGGAAGCTTCTGCCCCCTTACTAGCGTGTTCATCCCGTCTATGGTGGAAATTCCGGTCTCTATGAATTCGGATGGCTCCTCCCTTGAATACGGATTTATTGCGCTTCCGTTTATATCAAACTCGTCCCCTTCGTAAAGCGCCGGCCCGCCATCCCTGGGTTCGCCCATGCCGTTTAGTATGCGTCCCATTATATTTCCGCTCAGCCTGAGCTTTGCCGTATTGCCAGTGAATCTGACTGCAGTATTTTCGGTGTTCATGCCCCTGGTCTCGCCGAATGACTGGACGATCGCAAGATTGCCTCGTGTATCAAGCACCTGGCCGGTAATCAAGCGCCCGTCGTCAAGCTTTATTTCCACTATCTCGTTATAAGCAGCATCCTCTATCCCTGTTACGAACAAAAGCACGCTTGTTATCTGGTTTATTGTCTTGTAATAAACGTCGCTCATTGCATCATTCCTCAATAACCTTGATCTTTCTTATCTCTTCGGCAGACTTTACCACATCTTCGTAATACTTCTGGATGTCGGCCTCCTTTACAAATTTCATCTTTGCAAGCTTTTGTTTTACTTCCACCTTTGCAATCGATTCTGTTGTTATGCCCCTTTCTACTGCAAGCTGTTCCTCTTCGCCGACTTTGAGTATGCTCTTAAGCATCAGGTACTGCTTTTTTATCGATGAATAGGAGTCCACTTCGTCAAATGCGTTCTGCTGCAGGAAATCCTCTCTTATGCTTTTTGCAGTGTCCAATACAGCCTTGTCTGCTTCCGGCAGCGCGTCATAGCCCACAAGCTGCGCTATTTCATTTATCTCTGCTTCCCTTTGCAGTGTCCTCATCGCTTTCTCGTATGTGTCATGCCATTCTGGGCTGACATTTTCCGTGTACCACTTTGACAGGTCATCAGCGTAAAGCGAATAGCTGTTCAGCCAGTTTATCGATGGGAAATGCCTTGAATTTGCAAGTGACGCATCAAGTGCCCAGAACACTCTTGTAACCCTAAGGGTATTCTGAGATACCGGCTCAGATATGTCCCCGCCTGGTGGCGATACGGCCCCTATCGCCGTTATGGAGCCTATTCTATTGTTAAGAACGTGGACCCTTCCGGCCCTCTCGTAGAACTCTGCAATCTTCCTTCCAAGATAAGCAGGATAGCCCTCTTCGCCTGGCATTTCCTCAAGCCTTCCAGAAATTTCCCTAAGGGCTTCGGCCCATCTAGAAGTGCTGTCTGCCATTAATGCAACGTCATATCCCATGTCCCTGTAGTATTCCGCAATTGTTATTGCAGTGTATATGCTTGCCTCCCTGGCAGCTACAGGCATATTCGAGGTGTTTGCTATGAGTATGGTCCTGTCCATGAGCGGCTTCCCGCTTCTGGGGTCGCTAAGCTCTGGGAAGGTTGTAAGTATCTCGGTCATCTCGTTTCCGCGCTCGCCGCAGCCAACGTATACTATCACGTCTGCGTCAGACCATTTCGCCAGCTGGTGCTGTATGACTGTTTTCCCTGAGCCGAAAGGCCCTGGCACTGCCGCAGTGCCGCCTTTTGCCACTGGGAACAGCGAATCTATTACACGCTGCCCTGTAACCAGCGGCATGTCCATGCCCATCTTATCCAGCACTGGCCTTGGCACCCTGACTGGCCATGTCTGTGCCATCTTTGCCTCCACGTCGCCCTTATCTGTGGAGATAGTGCCTATGCTCTCATCTATTGTATAATCGCCTTCGTCTATACTGGCTATCTTGCCTGAAATGCCGTATGGTACCATTATCCTATGCTTTACGGCACTGGTCTCTTCTACTTCGCCAAGGATGTCGCCCTGCTTTACTGCATCCCCTGCCTTTACTGAAGGCATGAAGTGCCATTTCTTTTTGTTGTCCAAGGGCTCAACGTTGATGCCCCTGGCTATGAAATCCCCGCTTGCCTCCCTTATCCTGTCAAGCGGCCTTTGTATGCCGTCGAATATAGAGCCCATGAGTCCTGGGGCGAGCTTTACCGAAAGCTGCATGCCTGTGCTTTTCACTATGCCCCCTGGCCTTAGGCCGCTCGTATCCTCGTACACCTGCACTGTGGCATTGCCATTTTCCAGCTTTATTATCTCGCCTATGAGCTCCTCTTCGCCCACGCGCACAACGTCATACATGTTGGGGTTTTCCAGTCCCTTTGCTATGACAACCGGGCCTGAAACCCTATATATTGAACCAGCCATTTGAATCAACCATTCTTGTATATGTCTATGCCAAGCACTCTCTTAGCGATATCGCCCACGGATTCGCCAGACCCTGCATTTTCATTCTCAGAGGGTATAAACACTACCAAGGGCTTCAGCATGGTTTCCGCAAGCTTGACTGCCTGCTGGCCCATGCTCTTCCTTACATCATACGATGAGATTATCAAATCGTACTCCTTCAAGCCCATCAGCTCTGAAAGCTTGGCTGCAGCCTCTTTGCCTTCGCTTATGAAAACGTCCTTTATCCCTATAAGCTTAAAACCAAGCACCATTTCCCTTTCGCCTACGACAGCTATCTTTCCGAAATCCTGGATTGCCATGAAGCTCACGAAGCATTTGTCCCCATTACAAACCTGTTTGCAGAGGCTGAGTCTATGCCATAATACCTGGTCAGGAATATAGAACGCAGGCTGTTGCGCTCTGTCTCTGCCCTTATGATGTAGCCGAGCATGAACGGCAAAGAAGCCGTGAAAGAAGCGAATAAAGGCATGTATTTGTCGTAAAGCGCGCGCCTGAAATACAGTTCCAGGTCTGATGCCATGCCTTTTTCAAAA contains these protein-coding regions:
- a CDS encoding TRAM domain-containing protein — encoded protein: MNANEREERRGNRERRGVSIKPSYFLQKPVKAGDEVDVTIEAVASKGDGIAKVNGFVVFVKGAKQGESMKVKITDVKARFAIGERV
- a CDS encoding phenylalanine--tRNA ligase subunit alpha, which translates into the protein MHDYELKVLYSLKEGPATPEAILKSTGMSEDSFKWAVENLSEKGAIAAKYELSLEVEVSEEGLRYISSGFPEEALLKRLSSSQTRVSDIGSNIALLWAKRNGWASISEGEVSITAKGLQQLKKPYGQRELLEEISEILKDADSLKKSARLKALYDSKRLLFEELSKRKLIKLKEKRSLSSVSISDVGLALLESEVEQSSGSIGQLTRELMKSGEWKNRQFKPYNVNAEPEAVYPARMHPVHEFIDVIRNVWISMGFVETSGPIIESSFWNFDVLFSPQDHPTREMQDTFFLSNPETSRQDDKGLLRKVMLMHKRAWSKNWSESLASQALLRTHTTSVSAHNIYKYGNLDAGAYPLKLFSIGKVFRNESIDYKHLAELHQYDGIIIDKDLGVSQLKHTLTDFYNALGFKVRFKPSYFPFVEPGLEVNYYDEGHEDWIELCGGGIIRKEITQALGSKMRVLAWGGGLERLMFKFLSISSLTELYKNNIGWLRSRKNIML
- the pheT gene encoding phenylalanine--tRNA ligase subunit beta; its protein translation is MAIVTFDLRDLEAASGKLDLKEAIGAIGMEVEAVENGQISLDVTPNRPDLLDITGLSRQLGFYSGNLKQSEYRINGPSGISIKVDGSVKAVRPYIAGIVAKGLNLEAQRLRYLINFSEKLGETYGRRRKKLALGLHDLDRIAGQLSYAASEDGSIRPLNGSKEMSFSEVLSSHEKGIAYSDTIKVHGKGTMFPFLKDSRNTISLIPITNSEHTKVTTHTNNLFVDITGTDEAIISKVADILACKFIDMGAAVQSVKIIYGNKEIVYPGLYTKDIHITKSGFESVLGMRKQPIDMQKLCDLAGYMYKGHNKNSLSVTVPPYRADVINAQDVYEDLLFAFGYDNVLPLPVLDYHMGKQDKSAEFVNRLCALMIGLGYTEAYNNYLTNEQQQFGMLEWPFEPKSLVKIKYSKTENISIMRQSLLPMLMQNLLDSSANPMPYRLFEIGKVFRFREGAIQEETHIAFVSEHSKANFSEAKTISARILEFLGIECTIVEYKDPAFIDGRCARIITNDGNKAIGIIGEIHPRILLNFRLDEPVDACEISLNMQIK
- a CDS encoding V-type ATP synthase subunit I — its product is MLLKPAKMERERIIFPKDLQHEVVGALHDTGVMQIEYLPERALQLLAGGSLEDYKEISDYAQRFRSLEGMLDAYETEATFTFATLEDLMAKANQIDIDEKVVGIKSELGKLSDEMKEHESMLSMLKKMPRIKHDLRIFSSERIVSFLVFGRELEKFNAEVHSKVEDCVVIKGEYSTIISMKKDFEQSFGTYAKGLKLTVELIPKLEGTLAANEADEEKKIGELKGRIELLEADMRNISEVYYPIVSAIREQLDIEVERAEAAAKFGVSKSVIAIEGWIPEEDVDRLHKAIKTVTGGKFLMEKISTKELPPTKMENPVTTKLFEFFIKFYSLPKSNEIDPTLIFAVVFPIFFGFMIGDAGYGAVMLLGAFWLLRRLGQKKKNAKSHFPKAISNFVHTIVSDNGLKILAKSIIPGSIIAIALGVVFNEYFGFQLPYTALFNVETGLPTLLVLSGWIGVFMVSFGFVLGFLNKLAIGNKKLAAGRIGWLMAAWGIVIFGLAVLHREPLGLSNAYAVLSYFLLIGGVAVFLVAEGFESLMELPSLISHILSYTRLIGILLASVILAQVIDFIFLHAIKHSIVLAIVGIVILLLGQLFNIAIALFEPGIQGARLIYVEFFSKFFSGNGNEFRPFTSRRRHTKSGIEL
- a CDS encoding V-type ATP synthase subunit D, giving the protein MAQTNIKTTRLELIKTRNRIKIAAKGLNLLKMKRSSLVLAFFDLVKQIREMRGNMLESIRSAKDSIRLAEIMSGRMTLERVAAEISETGAKASSKNIMGVKIPSLEINKQYAANIEYELVSTSASIDDARMRYDELFKMLIEVAEKENSLRRLLHEIEKLNRRSNAIENVAIPRLMEKADYIKQRLDDMERDQIVSIKFIKGKINAQGEK
- a CDS encoding V-type ATP synthase subunit B; the protein is MSDVYYKTINQITSVLLFVTGIEDAAYNEIVEIKLDDGRLITGQVLDTRGNLAIVQSFGETRGMNTENTAVRFTGNTAKLRLSGNIMGRILNGMGEPRDGGPALYEGDEFDINGSAINPYSREEPSEFIETGISTIDGMNTLVRGQKLPIFSASGLPHNRLAAQIARQAKLLNKNENFSVVFGGIGINSEEANFFKKEFEETGAIDRTVMFLNLSSDPSMERIILPRLALTTAEYLAYEEGMHVLVILSDMTNYCEALREISAARQEVPGRRGFPGYMYTDLSTIYERAGKIKNRKGSITQVPILTMPGDDITHPIPDLTGYITEGQIVLSRDLYRKGIYPNVDVLLSLSRLMNQGIGKSSTREDHRGVADQLYAAYAKGKDLRNLTEIVGEEALSKGDKAYLKFADSFEDKFVNQGYYEDRSIERTLDLGWELMAGIEKTEIKRIKEEFIKKFGKWEEQVGTDKH